ACGAAGATTACAAGAGAATAATATATCAATGGATAAAGTTAATATATGATATGAAAATACATATGACATTGTCTAAAACTTCTCAAACAATGTAGTCTCTTCCAGCACAAGTTAGGCAGGCACCGATTCCTcgcaaaattccacaaaaaaatttagttttttttgtgttgatttATAGTGGATGATAGCCTTTTCGAATGTTCTGCTTCTTCTATTCTTCTAAGAGTAGTAATTTCGATGATGAAGCCACTACCACCAAGCAGTACCCACCACAACCTATTGCCTTATTGCGTCTTCATCACCTTTTCAACACACCTGAAAAAAGTAGTATTACTACAACACAATCAAAACTGTTTGTTTGTGAGGATAAGACTGGTACATCTGTCACTCACAGACTGCTGCCTTCACTACAGGAGTATGGTCTTGTCTTGTATGTATGttaattcctttttctttttagtaTTTAGTGAAACTTAGGGCATACGGTATCCAAAGTCGGGAGTTCAAATCAACCGGTTGTGATATTTCTTTGTGCAATTACGGTTCTGTGGGCTTATCCCACTTCCGTGCCCCTACCCGCATGGGTTTGGTCCAGTCTTACCTATCGCCAACGTTGTGTGGGCTGTTCTGGTGGCCTGAAGTTTATGCCCACTCAACTGTCCAAAAGACATGATTGGTccgtaacaaaaaaaaaaaaaaaagagggtcaAAAACATGTTATTTCggcctctctctttttttctgatCTCATACACGCAAGAGAGACATATATAGATAACACTAGTGGTGCTTGATAAAGGTCAAATTTAAACTGCCTCATCATGGTCTCAATGACGCAAGTTTATAGAACTAGTAATATTGGATtgtattgatgatgatgactcTGCTCTAACATGTGCTGTGTTGCAGGGGACCTCTTCAAGCACTCTCAAAGCAGCTGTGTAATTACTCGGACTCCCAATCTGTAATTCAGCGAGCATTTCTCGAATATCCGAAGCCTCTTCTTTGAGTTCCTTATTCTCTTGAACTACCTTGTCAAAACACTCAGAGACATGATTCAACTTCTCAATCAAATTATGGTTATCTGTTCTGAGCTTAAGGACTTGTGACCAAAGCTCGTCCAGGTGCTTCTGTTTACGCATCCTGGAACGACGAGCGGACTCTCGATTTGAAATCATTCTCCTTCGCTTCCTCTCGTCGACGACGCTTTGTTGGAGGTCATCAGCCTCGTCAGAAGTGGAGTTGTTGCTTACAGTGCCTGAGGATTGTTGAGTGAATTCATGGACTGAAAGTAGAGGGTTTGGAtagttgaagttgaaggattGTGGGATGTGGTTTTCTTGTTGTAATAAGAAGTGGACTCCTGAAATGTCACCAGGCAGCATGGCTTGAGTGGTTGTAATTGAAATGGTGGGTTTTTTGGAGGAAAATGGTATGAGAGTGGTGAGTCTTATAGGGGAGAGAGGGCCAATTTGAGCCACAACAAGAATAACAGTACTCTTAAGGGGACTTTAAAAAACATTCATGGTTGTCAATGAAATGTGTCTATCCATCTGCTTACATCACTATTATGCTATAAAGTATGAACCCAATGGATTTGAATCTAAGATTATGAGATGCAtctgtatgtgtatgtatatgtgtaagAGATAGGCTAGTGATGAATCTTTTTGTAAGGCCAAACCGTATGGATTCGAAATGTTTTGAGTTCGAATTTCCCTGATAGTAATACTCTTGTGGCCACGTTATGGTTTTTGACCTAACTTACCATGTCGTTAGGTGAGAAATTTCTATGCGTGTTGGGTTGACGGCtcaagtttagactcatatcgaatgtccaaagggCATTCTTgagtaccaaaaaaaaaagtgtctctATATATGGAAGGGATCGTGCATGATAAGAAATATTAATGGTCTAATATGGTGTGTGAAAAGTCACATTATAACTTAATGAAATGTATCTATAACTTGTGCCTGATGATGCAATGTAATTAGTTCATTTAATTAACAAGTCAATTTTGTGACCTTTTTTTGTTGCAACTCTTCTATGATGAGTCATTAAGCACTTCAATTCTTGAAGGGTCCATTAGAGTGGAAATTCTTACATCAATTAAGTacctaaatcaaaattttataatcATATATGTGGAAGGAACATCCTTTGCACATGCTTGTCTCCATTGTTTTCCTTCATTGCTGTGTATTAGCACAGAAACACCAAATTCTTGATTTAATATTAGAGTTGAGGTTATGGTCTCTAATATGAGCCCACATTCGGGCAGTCAGGCTCGATCACGCAAAGAAGTTTCTCATCAAACGAGATGGTATGTTGGGCCAAAACCAACGCACGGTTACAAGAGTATTACTTTGAAGAGAAATCAAATTCAGAACCTTCGGAATCCATACCATTTAGCATCAAAGCGATTCACCACTACATTATTATCCAAATAGTTCAGATCATGAATCATGTGAGCGCACAACAGATCTTGTTCGATTTGGGGTTATCATGAAAAATTGTACACGTGTACATGTACCTAATGACCAAATCTACctaacaaaatataaaatattgcaGCCAAACACAAATGGTGGTATCTATTTCAAGATTATAATATAAAGTGCATTGTTGGCTATCAATATGCTACCAAGATCCACTTGATATATGATACTATTAGACACAAGATTAGATCACAAAAAGTGATGACAAATTTCAAAGGAAGCAACTTGCAAACGCAAAAAGATTTGGACAATTTTATTAATTGAGTTCGATGGTTTGTTCTTCAGTTTTAATTGGGTTTCCAACAataaacaacaaatagagtatgTTTAGGTGATACCCCACTACAAATGCTAATTCATATTGGGATAGAGAATAAAAGTTTTGGAACAATTTAAAGAAGAACAAGATTCCATACACCTAAGGGACTTGCTAAATTCGTTACATATTCCAAATGAACTTTCTAATATTCTTAATATTGTTGGGGAATGAGAACCACAagtagctcagatgacactcgTATGTGTTTTATCTCATAAATGTATCAAGTTCGAATTTCTCACATCCCCTTTCCCTGTAATCAAATTATTTTTGCAGTTTAAGGTTTAGGTATGTATAAATATGTGACATGAACTTGTTTTCTAATTAATACGAGTAATTATTTAGTGGTCTTGACATAGTAGGTTAGTTGTTGATGTGGTGTACCATACCCAATGCAATGATGCCAATTCATTGGCCTATTAATGACAATGCATAGGTAGTTGAGAACGGAGATATATATTttgcaattcaaaatttttaaaaaacaccAATCATCTTTGAATTGACATTACCATTCTATTGGTTTTGGTTCATCACATCAGTGTATGACAATGTACCAGGACCATTAAATAATTTCTCGATTTATACTAAAATCAAACATTTCATTTCCGCAAACATAGACAAGGTCATGCGTGAACCACATGTATTAAGAGTTAAAATGTAGGATAATATTTGAGGGCCGTAACATTACTCTTTCCATATTTATTCGTCATCAACATAAAAAGTAGAGAAGAGTAGTACATATGAAAGTACTGGTACGTCCACCGGGAAGCCTTGATTTAACGGCTATCCATTCTGGTACAAATTAAACACATTATTTTTGTGAGGCCAACATTATAATTGAAACATCTTATCGTGCCCCCATTTTTGTTCAGTGGGTCTATTTTTTCATCACTGGCTCATGCACCACCCCAGCAACCTATCAACCCAAAAGCAATGGAGCATGTAAGAGTCCCCCTAGTTTTTCACTatgtcaaaaaagaaaaatacaatagAGGTTTCAAGTAATTCAGAGTGAATAGCCCTTAAAGCAATAGAGACATGCTATTATACCGAAACTGCCTTTCCACAATCTTAAAAATACCAGAAATTTCGTACGATCCGACCCCCGAACCCAATTGGCCCATGATCAAGCTCCACAAAACCTTCAAATATGATTATACTATTACTCAATACTTCAATAATTTGCTTTCACGTCTCGCCACCTCATTAGCTACCAAATCAACTTCtccttcttcattttttattgggctgctgttcttttttttaaggGTACAAATCACCTGTACCATATTATACTGTCTCCACTTCCTCCTCCACTCAACTTTTTAAAATTCTCTGATGAGGTAATTACGTCTTTGTAGTTATTGGTCCAAACAGGATAAGTTCATCATCATATATATCTACTAATTATTCTCAAAATCTTTTCCCCAGTTAATTACCCATTTGCAATTAATATATTACGTATTGGAATTTGGATGGATGGATGGTACATGTATAAGACTTGCACGCAGGTTACACTATTTCCCCTGTCTGCATGCGTAAGCTTATTATATGTTAATGAAGGTCGTAATCCACTATTAAAGTTGCTTTAGTTGTTAATCAACATCTCTATCTGCTTCATGGTGCCACTTGTCAGGGTAGAGAGCCACAACTTATTACAATTTATATTTGCATGAAAAATGCTTTCGTCCCCAATGTTAACCCTAATTTttctaactctttttttttttttttttttctgtgtgaATTTCGAGAATACCCAAATTCATAGGTTCGAGATCCACATCTATGAATTGAAAAGTCCAAACAATATTCAACTCTGCAATCAATATACATTTGAAGTGTTAATTGGATGTTTATGGGACTTTATATCTGTGTTCATAATCAACTGTTATCTCATGCACCAGATGTATTACAGGTTAAAATGAGAGTCAATATAGGTCAAAGGTATGAGCCACGGAGGTGTTGTTGAGGCGAACAAAAACCTCAACAACAAAAAGGCTACACCAGCTAGTGTACTCAGTGGCGGACCCAGAAATTTGAATTAGTGGGGGCACAAAAGTAGTGTGGGGGTCCGAGGCTGCCcccggatttttttttttgggttctataTGTAATCAATTTATGATTATTGATTGCAaatataaaaacacattaataatagttcAAAGCAATAAGAAGATACATTATTATTATCACAATAGCATTCAACATGTCTCCATCTTTTTTTTGCAAAGCTAATGATAATTCATATGTAATCCCCAACATAATCAACCTTAGttgcaaattgaaaacaaaatcaaatgattgcaAGTATCTCAAAAGGTCATGTGCTTGAgcttttttgttaaatttgtaGCATCACATGAAACAATTTCTAGGATTTATAAGGTTGGGTTGGATCTAAACTAGTTAGTGGATTGGGTAAAAATTAATGGATTGGGGGCATCAAATTTTTTGATTGGGGgccttaaactttttttgatatgtaattaactaaattataacatatttagtattaatttttttttcactgggGGCACGTGCCCCCAGTCCCTTCCACGTGGATCCGCCACTGAAGATAGTGGTAATGACTCTTCCCCACATCAATTAGGTCAAGGGTATAAGCCACGGAGACGTTGTTGAAGCGAACAAAAACctcaacaacaataacaacatTATTCTTCGTAGTACACAATAATAAAGTTAAATAGTCGAAAATCATTAGACGTGCCACAGTTGATcaatctctctctatttctttctttctttatctatGATGGACGTCTACATCTTCCCCGTGCGATTAATGTAAAACATTCAAAagctttgattaattaattactagGGATTTTCTTATGAGAATGACCAAGAGGGATGTACTAATTAACGAGCTAGGAGAGCCACAAAATGGTATGGCCTACCAATACTTAGGCAATTTGGTGCTGACATCAATAttataagaagaagagaagcataTACTCGACACCGGTGTGTATGTTGTGGAAATGCAAATGTATTGTTTCACCTGGTTATCATATCAACTTTTGAACCAAATGATGCAGGCATAAACAAAATGAAAGATTAAACCAACATTCAATCAAGATAATTAGTACACTGAAATTTATTAGAAATGAGACAAAACTCTTTaggatttcaatatatatatatttttttataaaaaatatattttttaaaatcagaGATAATGACCACTAGGGCCAATTACAAccctaaaatgatgaaaaacacaaaaatcataaaattacgACAATGTCCATGTAACATAAAATGGTCCATTTGAGGCCCCTATACAATGGAATTTTGCAAAACGTACTAGGGTGGGGTTAAGGGTCAAAGGTGCCTAGTTTTGATCAATGCGTCGTTCCGCTTCAATCAGTTGAATTTCATCGAATTATGATAACGTGACAATTTTCAATCTTACTAACCggttttattataaataaagcAAACTACATAAACTAATCCTATATCACCAAAACCCATAAACATCAACAATATTTGGCATGTCTCATTTCAAAGCTTTTGATGTCCCTATTAGGAACCTATATTGCATTGCATCGTGAGAAGCCAACGTGAGTTTCTAACACTTGAGAACACACGTACGTCGTAGGTTCTGGATTAGGTttgtttaaaatatttaaaatagtTAATTGTGAGCTTCAAGAAATCTCAACACattcaaatcaataaatattattatttggaTCTGTCGGTTTATTATAAATACATCGGTCGGCATAACTTTTTTCTTCTGCTAGTCTTCCCTTGAAATAGAGATTCTTATGAATACactgtaaatattttattttcggtTAATGGGCTTTAGTTGTTTCCCCTAGGTTTGGCAGGCCGCAATATAGAATGGGCTGGAAAACATAGTGGATTGGACCCATACGAGTCACTTTGAATATTGAATACAAAGCCCGTTGTTCAACTGTCAGAATTCAGTAACGGCAATATAGCGCCAATACATGTTATCCATAGCTTTCTGCCTCTTTCCTTACGTCATCT
This genomic stretch from Tripterygium wilfordii isolate XIE 37 chromosome 22, ASM1340144v1, whole genome shotgun sequence harbors:
- the LOC119990941 gene encoding basic leucine zipper 43-like, which translates into the protein MLPGDISGVHFLLQQENHIPQSFNFNYPNPLLSVHEFTQQSSGTVSNNSTSDEADDLQQSVVDERKRRRMISNRESARRSRMRKQKHLDELWSQVLKLRTDNHNLIEKLNHVSECFDKVVQENKELKEEASDIREMLAELQIGSPSNYTAALRVLEEVPCNTAHVRAESSSSIQSNITSSINLRH